AATGCAATCGATATCCGTTTCATATGGAACACACTATGGTGCAGTCACTCCAcagaaaaacagtagtttgcgtctgttcaccgaagatAAGCCCTGTAGAGCGAGGACAACAAACTCCAATAAATGGATTGTGAATATCTTGGAGAAACAATACGAAAACGAGACATTGGGACGGTGCTAACTGGACAAAACTGAACGGGTCATGAACTCTTATCCAATTTTTGTAAGGTCTCTGCATCTCGAAACAATATTTATCGATGTAatgtttgttggttctctactctgaaCCAAGTGGTTCTTCTCCGgctactccggttttccctcTCTTCAATTTGAACTGATTTGCCTTAAGTGTTAGTTTCAGTTGACAGTGTTCCTAATTAGTGCTCCTGCTATTGAACGACtggacacttaaataaagtttctttcctttccctttAATGACCCCTGCGTGGCAGGCGAAAAAGAGAAGGAAATCAGCACGAAGGAATTCGGACGCGCGAGTGCGAAAACTGTACGTTGTTCTTTCTCGCGCGCCCTTCTTGCTTTTTTCCCTCGTCCTCAATTTCTTTCCTCTTGGACCTTGGCAAGCCTCCCTCGCGCGCTCTCAGTTCAAATGTCTATTCGCAATATTTTCTGCAGATATTTATGACGGGGACAAGGACGAGAAAGATGATTTACCTTCCCCAGAGGTGTCGGCGGTTGCTTCAAGAGCAACTCAAATGGTGGAGCTATTATCAAGTGATAACTTGGCACTCAGAGAGAAATTAGAAAACATGCAAAGCAAGATGAGTAACTTGCAAATGgtaagaaataaacaaaaaaaaaaatagctggattaaaaaaattgacacaACAATAGATGGGAAGTTTGTAGATAAAATATTCGTGACgtgtataatttttttgctacAAGGGCCATTGAACCGTTTAGTCTCATTTGTTGCTGAGGGAAAAAATTGTCCGCTAGTGTTTGTGACTACTGGTATAATTTCAAATGCAATGTAACTGTAGTAGTTAAGAAATACTGAGATGAAATGGAGCGCACAAAAAATTTGGGCAAAGAATAGGATATCATTGGGGGTAAGTTTGATTGacatttgaaatttgagtTGGTAcctgacaaagaaaaaaaaaagataaaaaaaaatataattatcaaTTGTTGGACCTTGAACTCAAGATCCCTGTGAAACGATTCCTAAATTGCACATTCCTTCAACCACTCGGCAACAATGACAAGCTCTTATAATGTTGAGCTAATGAGGCCAAAATATACCACTTGTTTGGTACTAATTGCGAAAACAGTAGTTGTAACTACCTAGCCagaaaccacaaaaaaaaatggtgtgGATTGTTGAAGAACCTGTTTAGGAAATGAGCGGGAAAGTTGTTCATGATGTTCTGGGCAGAAGCATTAACTTTTTGGATGGGATCTCTGTCTTGTAGGCGGAATGCGAACTACAGAGTATGCGCACTGCATACAACGAGTTGCAAGTTTCATGTAGAAACAGAGAGAGCCTCGAAAACAGTACACTGGCAAAGATGGAGAGAGAGCTGGGAAGAGTTTTGAAAAGTAACGAAGGGTTACaaggtaaaaaagaaatgcgAAGGAATGGCGTCGACTTGATAGCGAGAGAATCTTCTGCCTTCTATACAAACAGTTTCAAACGCTTAAACATCCTGTTCGGTCAAGGGAATTTTTATTGACTCTAAATTAATATAGGATAATTAAGGGAAAATTGATTGCTATCACAAAACTTTCACTTGTCTATCGAAGATTCTCGCGTTTTTTCAACGGTGTCTATGAAGAATTATTTATCAAAATAACAGAGcaacttttcaaaaatagTTAAAGAAGTTTCTGGTCAAGTTTTCATGACGATATTAACCATGACTATTAACTAATTGGTCATTCCGGCACCAAACCTTTATTTTCCGTCCGGAAAAGTTGCTACTTTTGGAATATCACATAAACAAGCCCAGTATTTCAAGGGACGTTTTAATTCGATATAAATAGTTTACAATATTACGTGATTTCCAGTGATTCTATATCACATacaaacaagttttttttaattctttctgATAAATTAATGCTTTCCTATTAGTGGAAAAATGACCAGCAACAATTTCTTCTAACAATTAGAGGGGACACGCTTGGCATTGTTCGAAAGCAAAAAGATTTAAAGTGGGCGAaactccaaaaagaaaaaaataatacaagaaAGAAATTCCTTAAAGTTAATGAAAGTAGTTTCCTTTTCTGCAGAGTTTATGAAACCATTGCAGTTCAGTTGCTGACTTGCCAGTGCACTGGCAAAAATTTAGCACTACTCGCTTATCGAACAAATATTATTCTTACGTTATTTTTGACAGAAGAATTACTCAATTACAAGAATGAAGCAGAAGGAGATAAGGTACCGACACCTTTGATAATCTTTAACCCGTAATATTGTTTACATAAAAAGCGTCCAAAATACGCAGGAAAACAATATTGATCTCTGGACTTGTGGGTTTAATTACAATATCATTCTAAGCTGTTCAATAGTCTTTGAAAGCCATCGCTGTTTTCGGCGCCCTTATTTCAGTAAATTGCTCACAAGAGAATCGAGAGTTAGCGCTAAAAGCACAACGCTCTTCAGAAAGTATCTGCATAGTCAACGACATCCCAACCTTGCAACAATTTCAAGTCTCTTAAATCTCTTATACAAGGACACCAAATGGAAACCGAAGACAATTTATTTTCTGCTTCGTTTGCTTCCATCTCGTACACGATTTTCATACTACAGGTAAAGATGATGGTGTATTTGAAGAAATGTAAGCACTTACTTATGCGACCTTGTTTTCTAAAAGTAGCGCAAACAATTTTGTGTGGTGTGCGGTGATGTGCTTCTTTGCACGATCCGTGATACTTGGAAGAGTGCCGGACGTCACGACTAACATATGTTTGCTCGTCATGAAATGACAGAGCTGTCATTTGAAACGACACCGTGATCAAGCGTGTTATTGtgtgaattttttctttccttaacAGAAAACTCTTGAAAAGCACAGAAGCGACCTTCAGCTCAAAAACAACGTGATACAGCAACTTATAAATCAACGTAAGAAAGCAATGAATGGTTAATTCACAGATTTCTTAGCACGCCGGAGGATAAAGTTGCCATTCGCAGCAATTGAGCCTGATTAATTCCCCTCTATTTGCGATTCGATCTAAGTCCTGTTTCCCATCTTAGTTCATTTTCAATATAAGATGATCTGCAACGAGTTAATTAACTTAATTGCGTTGTACCTGTAATATAACTTTCCCAAAGTGTCCTCAGAGAACTTATTCAAGTAATTTAAACGGGGCTGACCTCGCGCTCTCAAAGCTTGTGCGCATTTCTTACTCCAAAATACTGACAGTGCGGGATCTTGGTCTGATATGATGTCGATTCTACAacgcaattttcaatttttacccTTTCAGAAAATAGTTTTGTTTCCATCAGAGATGAATTAGAAAACACAATAACTcaacaaagaagacaaatagAGGACCTGCTAAAAGACAAGGGGCAACTTTATGCACAACTTGTGCAGAGTCACGAAAGAACAGCTTTCCTTCAAAAAGAGGTATTTAAAACATAACACTCTTGGCAGAGAaccaaaaggaaaatattgaGTATCGCAAATGTCATGTTCAAGGTGGGCTTCATGTAAAAACATCTGATTTTGCGTCAGAGAAACTTTCACGAACAGTGAAGTTAAAGACACCTTTTTTACTAAAAACTCGCAAGCAACAACACACTATTGAGTTAGTTTAGCTAAGTTTCCAATTGCAATCACACAAACCATGGAAATTGCGATTGCCATAAGTCCATAATTCTTAAAATTCGTTGTTTTGTTAAATTACAGAGAGTGACAGGGCatacaaaaagcaacaaaaaggCACGGTAATCGAAATTAAACGACGTGATTTTGTTGCCTTGCAGCTGCAACCGTATCACGCAAGTCCACCAAAAAAGGCGCACGGAAAAGAAAAGGGCAAGGTTACAAAGGGCACAGGCTTGTTTACAGAGGAAAAGATGCTGATAAACCACAGGCACACGAACTCGACTGACGAAGGCATCGCAGAGATAGATGGGCCAATTAGTAGTCCCGTTTTATTAGAATTGTTGAAGGAAAAAGATGCAACGATTCAAAAGCTTGAAGATCAATTATCGCGGGTTGGTTTATGATCTTTGAGAAACTGCtcaaaaaaaaactcaagcctcaaaattcttcttttgtttttgttacagTTAGAACAgactttacaacaagaaggtaCATCGAGGAATTTGGCCATAAGAGCTGTCTCAATGCCACAGTAAGTTCATTTACTATCAATGTCATACACAAAATACTTCGCATTTTTGTGGGATAAACAAAAGTAGGGAACTCATTTACGCATGCGTCATTTTTCGCATGCGTGAGCTATGCATCAAAGAAACTCTCTCACCTCGGCACCAGACCTTTTCTCATATGACCCAGCGTGGGGCAAAATGAAACAAGGCTCTTTGGCGACGAGATTGCGaaactattttgaaaacaaaataagcaGCGCAAGAGTTTTATACAAATGTTTCAGTTACCGTAAGCGCAGACACTTTATGGCTTCTGTCATGAGAATAACCCGGTGTTATTTCCAACCAGGGAGGCAAGAATAGCCGCACTTGAACAATCAATAGaagaaagtgaaaagatcATCACGGAGTGCCGAGGTCAGAATCTCAAATCTATTGAAGAACTCTACGTTGCCAACAGACGATGCGCAGATTTGGAAGCCATGTGAGTCTGCCGTCGTCACTTACTAACGCTCAAGTAGATcatgatagtaataataacgATGACGATCACGAGCACGGTGGAATTTGAAACTTCCCTAGGGAGGCTCTCTGCTCACTGTACCCAGATGAAATTGCAATggaccatttccgagttctcTCAGTCCCtatctttcaaagcgagtctaagtgcgaaattttaggtatgataattagttctaatttcaatatgagtAAAAACTGGCATTCATAACGAAGAAAGCGCACGCAGACTGGCCTTGAAATAGAGACTGAAGTGAACTCGGAAGTGGTCTATTTAGAAATACTGGCTCTTGAGGAGAAACGCACaatacgaaaaaaaacaaaacaaaacaaaacaacaaaaagtgttGTGTCCGGgaacaggagccgatgagtaggagcatgtaattccactatattcctgtcacggcgtctTCATAGCCCGATCTATTTGAGATCGAGTTTcgctggaatgagactccagtgggagtgccataaccaatcacaagaaactaattgacgtcactgcgtcattCAGTtggagcggaactgccttcctttcacaaaagaaaaggtgtactaaaaatagaccGTGACAAAgacttagtatgggagttgcaagcttcTACTCATCGACTCCTGCCGGGAATCAATCCCACTTCCAGCGACTCGAGCGCCTATAATATTTCTTCCtcttttctccattttagAATCAAGTCATTACACTCGCAGCTAGCAGAAAAGTCAGCCAGGATTCACGTGCTGCAAAACCACAACGAAGACAATGACAGCGATGAACTGAACGAGCCAGAGTGGCCGCTCGACCCAGACTTTTCTCGGACAGACTTTGCCCAACTGAGAGATTTTGCAGGCGATTCTTGTAAGTACGTCATTTATATTTGGTCCAAAATGAACGCTACTTGAAGAAACCAGTTTCATAAAATCACGGCCCACTGTTTAGTCCTTTGTGTTTATGTAAATTAgccctactggcctcactttggtttctACATCTTTTTGAATTATGCCCATAGCATCGAGGTTAGAAAGATTATTAGCATTGCAACAAAcgaatattttcaatttgatgGCCGTTATGAAGTAGGTCTGCTATCGATCTAATATGAAGATTATAGATTTATGGTAATTATATACgtcatattaattttaaggGTAGGGAAAAATTTCGTTGTCAGCAATGGCGAACGGAAAAAGTAACGGGaaaccattcaaatgaaactgAGTTGACCTGAACAGATTTTACCCAAATGTATTCATATCATGGATAACTTTCAGATGCGGAATCCCTTGATTCAGGAATGTCACTAACTACCACTATAGACACCACAGTAACGGAGTCTGAATTCAAGGTAAGAAGATGGTTGGCCCCACTCAACTACCGAACCAAACTGAACGTTAAAGCCTGGGGAGAAACATAAGGGGGGAGACAAATTTCATCCTTGTtcccaaaatattttctctCAACCCTCATCAGAACGAGGTAGAAGTGTCTACTATCTCATAACTATATATAGGCAGAATATGAAGTTTTACATAAACAATGAACTCTCAGCAGAAGGATCCAAAGGATGCAGTACCACCACGTGAATTTATAGACAAATAATGAAGTACAATGGGTGAACTTCTTACTGGTCCGACTCGATTTAATAGCGTGTCGGCTGTTCAGCCTTCTCCAGATTAacgttaaaaactaaaacctAGAAACTGTTTACAATCAGTaaatagtaaataatttttacctttcatttttttaacgTTAATCTGAAGAAGGCTGAACAGCCGAAACCTTATTAAATCGAGTCGGACCAGTAAGAAGTTTACCACACTGTTCTTCAGTATTTATCTATTCATCTAtgtatctatatatatacatccttcgtaaatttttagctcaggataatgattttccagctttctgattggttccctaagcccatgatatgagccattttcgttaagtttgaccaaataaggaaaaactgatggcgaatttcttgtgctgaaattttggaggtcggaaaaaattttttcgcggcgtcgtcggtaaagaaaatgtcacgatttgaggaggtcggaaaaaaatttgaatggcAATTTCCGCTTATTGGACTGCTTGAAAATTTCTATCTTTATGTATATAGTTAGTGATATAGGCAAGCATGGGTCCTTGTGAAGAAAAGGACAATTCGAGTTATTCATACTTTTATCAAATTCAACAAACCAAATTCATTTGCATCTCTTcatttttcagacaaaagaagATCCAGATCAGGTGTCTGTTCACTTTTGGTCAGTTTAACCATAGTTGGTACGTTTATATCATACTATGGTTTACAAAAACAACCTTCCACACGCACATACATGAAGTACAAGCTGACCATCGGGGCggcaaaaagaaacttttgcCAAACGATCTcctaacataccttgattgaaaaagatcatctgggtgataggagtcctgagaaggactgttgttagtgactgacgtttcgacaacctgtgcggaagccatcttcagagtcaagttgAAAATTGAAACCCATTAAATTCGACCGCCGATAATGCATCCGCAGCAAAAGTAATGGCTTCCAAGAAGCCAAACCCAGTTTGCTACTTTCTCACGTTGACCAGAAAGTCGTGGCTCCTAGGCCCGTGTATGAATATCTTTAAGccggagccgatgagtagagGCATGCAACTCCGATACTAAGCCTTTGTCGCGACATTTTTACAGACTAATCTATTTTACGCatacttttgcttttgtgaaagaaaggcagtcaCGCTCCAGTGACACAGCGACGGCAATAGGTCATTTCtgagttcacctcagcctccatttcaaagcgaggctaagtgccaagtctttgttatgaaagtCAGTTTTCAATCATATTGAAAgtggaactaattaccataacaaaaatttagcacttagactcgctttgaaagagagacttaAGGCGatttcggaaatggcctattagtttcttgtgactGATCATGGCATTCCCACgtgagtctcattccagggaaactcgatctaaaaataaatcggtcgtGCATGCCCCTACTAATCAGCTCCTGCTTTAAGTAAGTAAAGTTTAGATGCCCGTATTCGAAAGCGTCAAGCAGTATAAAAACATATGCATAAGTAAAAGCTGTAAAaggtaactgcatcagggtTAATATAAATTTGAGATCTTAAATTAATTACGTTAAAAAGATTGTTTTCATGTGTAAAGTAAATACATATATTTTCTCAAAACCAAGATATCAAAGGACAATCGGAAagattgaaattaaaatactCTTAAGCAAAAAGAATGCTTTTTTAGTTTGAGCTGTTGTGAAAAGTGATCATTGCTGTCGTCATCTTTTACCTCATTTCTCGGCGCGAGTGAACGACAGAATAGCGTCTTGTATTGATTTAAGCGGTACTTCAGGTATTCCTGATCCTGTTTGACCAAGACCATGACAAAACCTTTTGAAACGCTTTCCTGAATTTCCGGTAAGTCAGAGTGTAGATAAATGGGTTGCAACCGCTGTTCAACATGGCCAATGTTGTGGTCACAGCAAAGAAAGTGTCGGAGAATGGGCACGAGCCACTTGTAAACGTCAAACACAAGATTCCGATAAAGTGAGGTAACCAACAAAGAATGAACGTTCCGTTGACAACTGCCAGAGTAAGAACAACCTTCATCTCCTTCCTGTAAGAGAGCATTAGTTTTAATTGCTGTTGctacagttgagcccgcagacaaagCTTCTTTTGCTGAAAGCTGCATGTAGACGAGGTTAATTGGTCaatatgaaaatttaattttatcaaacgagttcaCAAAGGTCGAATCACGCGAATGACTTCaggcaggagcccatcagatggagcatCCATCTACCATCCAAGCCCTTgaagtcaaccctttcccgagtatatttataaatagaacggttccctgaggaggtttcgcgcgctgatagaggaaagagccaacaaaaatagagaaataacAGTAGTATTGTCGTACGTCAaacagcaggcagcaagcgcatccatgcgattcaagcgcattacaaaagaaaagattcccatttataaatctactcgggaaggGATTATCTCAAGAAGTTAATGGAGATGGAGACTCCATCTCATGGGCTCCTGCTTTGGGTTTATGTAGCCTTCTTATCTCTCGTTGCGGCTCTAACATCTGACgctttaaaacaaacaaaaaaaacttacttTCGATGCAGAACTGCGTCGTTCATTTCTTTGCTCGTCTTCTTCGAAAACATCCACTCTCGCGCACGCGCAAAGTGACCGACATGCAGTGTCGTGTTGCTCTGTGTCGATTCCGGTTCCAGTTCTTCTCGTCTTGACACCTCTTTTTCGTGTTCCTTCACAGTCGTCCCCACGTCACTTTTGGACAAGTCAACACCTTTCCACGCTTTTCTCAAGCGGCATATTTCGGGATCTTCAGACAACACCTTAGTATCCAAACGGGACGATTCTGATGCGGGATCACCCAGCATCACTCTCTCCTCACGGGATGAATCCTCCTTCGTACAAGATACTTCGGGACACGGAACTTTGTTGAGGCCTTGGTCCACGTATTGACACTCAAGTGGCATTCTCATAGCATGCAAAGTATCGTTAGAACGGTTTCGTTGTCCGAGTGACGGCAAAATTATTTCGTCACTTTGTTGCTCGATGTGTCGAACTACTTCTTTCTCGACGTTCGTTCTCTCCCTTCCTTTTTGCAAGCGCTGGTCTCTCCAGACGCTTTTGATATTTACGACATCATCCTCTACTTTGTTCTTCTCTGTCATGCTGCACATGACAGACAACTCCAATTCTTGCTTCTCGTACCTCCTTTCACTCAAGCATGGATTTTCATGTTTATCCCCTACCTTCATTAATTCATTAACGTCTAAGACAAATGGATTTTCCTTAGGTCCATCACCTGCGACTTTCTGCTCGATTTGACCAACCTTCAGTTGTGGGGTTTCGTGGGCCTGGTGACAAGCGACTCTCATCACACTGGCGTAGGAGAAAACTGTAACAATCAGAGGCAACGCGAAACTCGAGAGGCTTAGAAAGATTGTGTAAGCCTTGTTTGATTCCCACTGGACTGTGCAAATGAACTCGTAAGAGAGATAGACATATCTgcaacaacaaagaacaaaacaaaaaaacaaggcGTAAATCATTCCCTGGGCATTGAAAgtttgaagagaaaacaaatttttctagGGGGGTTAGCTGTGTCTTAAGGACAGAACGGGCCTAAAAAACAGAGACCAAAAAAAGGCTCTTCCAGCCAAGGGTTCAATGTAGTATTAGAGTAAACGGGTCCCTTCTGAAAAACGTGCCTTCAATTTTTGAAAGGGACACTGCTCATAAATTCCAGCTTTCAAGTTGACTGTGTATGATTAATGTTACAGAGGGAAAAACATTTGGATTAAACCGATAGCACAACGcgaaaaaaatgcctttggGTACGACAGCAACTATGTTGATATTACTTTTGTAAACTCTTCTGTTACGTAAGACGCATGGTTACCAATATGAACGGGTTACCCAGGGAGTTCTTACATCAAACAGCGATAAGTCGCTCATTGCGCATGCTCGCATTTATGATTTTGAGTTTAAAGACACCAAGAAGAAAACTACAATATTCGTATTCCCTTTCAAGTTTCCAAGTTCGAAACTGCAACATTTAACTCAAACAAACAGCTGGGCTAAAATTTCTACTTGGAGTTTGAGATTCGGAAGAAAGGGCTTTTGGAAGGTTTTCAGCCAAATATAATGTTTTTAACCCAATTATATTTGTCTTTGAGACACGAGAAATAGTAAAGTTCCCAAAATGACCTTCACAATGTTCGTTAGAACTATGAATATCggcatttatttatttctttgattgTGAGCGGGCGATATCCTGAGAAttctgcaatctgattggttcctgAACATGGTAACTAACTACGCTAAGCATAGTTTCTCCTACCttctaaaaatagaatttagaaataaataattttattcaccGGCCTTGGtcggtccgtattgggaaaaaccgTGCCCTCTGTCTCGAGTATGGCCctcgggcacagtttttcccaatacggaccgaCCAAGGCCGGTGAAtaacatacatatatattttatgcCATGGGTCTGAGACTCGCAAGTTTGCGAGCGGTGCCTTTATCTTTtccacaaaaataaattaagaattaatcATTCTCTCTCTTTCCCCTCCTTCTTTGCTTATTTATGAACGTCACAGTTTCAGAGT
This sequence is a window from Acropora palmata chromosome 9, jaAcrPala1.3, whole genome shotgun sequence. Protein-coding genes within it:
- the LOC141892312 gene encoding uncharacterized protein LOC141892312 isoform X3, whose amino-acid sequence is MDWTNEDVVKWLSEIGLSKYAKRFQGYLVNGAVLMQMDESLLDDLGVTDVNDRGVLLSAREKLSSLKIEDEETLSRTENDSLRQSVNQPQNKTRPSDTTVGEFDDDAGNDNNNDDEYDDDDDELVQQLEPISDDEESTIDQQIVWDEEFQANYVINLSDSGKYNGSSSQEDLTFTDSDDDDEFDIYDGDKDEKDDLPSPEVSAVASRATQMVELLSSDNLALREKLENMQSKMSNLQMAECELQSMRTAYNELQVSCRNRESLENSTLAKMERELGRVLKSNEGLQEELLNYKNEAEGDKKTLEKHRSDLQLKNNVIQQLINQQNSFVSIRDELENTITQQRRQIEDLLKDKGQLYAQLVQSHERTAFLQKELQPYHASPPKKAHGKEKGKVTKGTGLFTEEKMLINHRHTNSTDEGIAEIDGPISSPVLLELLKEKDATIQKLEDQLSRLEQTLQQEGTSRNLAIRAVSMPQIKSLHSQLAEKSARIHVLQNHNEDNDSDELNEPEWPLDPDFSRTDFAQLRDFAGDSYAESLDSGMSLTTTIDTTVTESEFKTKEDPDQVSVHFWSV
- the LOC141892312 gene encoding angiomotin-like isoform X1 — its product is MDWTNEDVVKWLSEIGLSKYAKRFQGYLVNGAVLMQMDESLLDDLGVTDVNDRGVLLSAREKLSSLKIEDEETLSRTENDSLRQSVNQPQNKTRPSDTTVGEFDDDAGNDNNNDDEYDDDDDELVQQLEPISDDEESTIDQQIVWDEEFQANYVINLSDSGKYNGSSSQEDLTFTDSDDDDEFDIYDGDKDEKDDLPSPEVSAVASRATQMVELLSSDNLALREKLENMQSKMSNLQMAECELQSMRTAYNELQVSCRNRESLENSTLAKMERELGRVLKSNEGLQEELLNYKNEAEGDKKTLEKHRSDLQLKNNVIQQLINQQNSFVSIRDELENTITQQRRQIEDLLKDKGQLYAQLVQSHERTAFLQKELQPYHASPPKKAHGKEKGKVTKGTGLFTEEKMLINHRHTNSTDEGIAEIDGPISSPVLLELLKEKDATIQKLEDQLSRLEQTLQQEGTSRNLAIRAVSMPQEARIAALEQSIEESEKIITECRGQNLKSIEELYVANRRCADLEAIIKSLHSQLAEKSARIHVLQNHNEDNDSDELNEPEWPLDPDFSRTDFAQLRDFAGDSYAESLDSGMSLTTTIDTTVTESEFKTKEDPDQVSVHFWSV
- the LOC141892312 gene encoding angiomotin-like isoform X2 translates to MDWTNEDVVKWLSEIGLSKYAKRFQGYLVNGAVLMQMDESLLDDLGVTDVNDRGVLLSAREKLSSLKIEDEETLSRTENDSLRQSVNQPQNKTRPSDTTVGEFDDDAGNDNNNDDEYDDDDDELVQQLEPISDDEESTIDQQIVWDEEFQANYVINLSDSGKYNGSSSQEDLTFTDSDDDDEFDIYDGDKDEKDDLPSPEVSAVASRATQMVELLSSDNLALREKLENMQSKMSNLQMAECELQSMRTAYNELQVSCRNRESLENSTLAKMERELGRVLKSNEGLQELLNYKNEAEGDKKTLEKHRSDLQLKNNVIQQLINQQNSFVSIRDELENTITQQRRQIEDLLKDKGQLYAQLVQSHERTAFLQKELQPYHASPPKKAHGKEKGKVTKGTGLFTEEKMLINHRHTNSTDEGIAEIDGPISSPVLLELLKEKDATIQKLEDQLSRLEQTLQQEGTSRNLAIRAVSMPQEARIAALEQSIEESEKIITECRGQNLKSIEELYVANRRCADLEAIIKSLHSQLAEKSARIHVLQNHNEDNDSDELNEPEWPLDPDFSRTDFAQLRDFAGDSYAESLDSGMSLTTTIDTTVTESEFKTKEDPDQVSVHFWSV
- the LOC141892312 gene encoding angiomotin-like isoform X4; this translates as MDWTNEDVVKWLSEIGLSKYAKRFQGYLVNGAVLMQMDESLLDDLGVTDVNDRGVLLSAREKLSSLKIEDEETLSRTENDSLRQSVNQPQNKTRPSDTTVGEFDDDAGNDNNNDDEYDDDDDELVQQLEPISDDEESTIDQQIVWDEEFQANYVINLSDSGKYNGSSSQEDLTFTDSDDDDEFDIYDGDKDEKDDLPSPEVSAVASRATQMVELLSSDNLALREKLENMQSKMSNLQMAECELQSMRTAYNELQVSCRNRESLENSTLAKMERELGRVLKSNEGLQEELLNYKNEAEGDKKTLEKHRSDLQLKNNVIQQLINQQNSFVSIRDELENTITQQRRQIEDLLKDKGQLYAQLVQSHERTAFLQKELQPYHASPPKKAHGKEKGKVTKGTGLFTEEKMLINHRHTNSTDEGIAEIDGPISSPVLLELLKEKDATIQKLEDQLSRLEQTLQQEGTSRNLAIRAVSMPQEARIAALEQSIEESEKIITECRESSHYTRS
- the LOC141892313 gene encoding tyramine/octopamine receptor-like, with the protein product MLVRMSTLIGATMSVIAFVGFVGNFFTLFVILRYRPLHDVTGMFLANLALADLLQSSFGMPLVAFTAFHNQWQFGDSLCTLSGLTNSLFCITSMLTLAAISLDRCFAIVYPLNHFSLLTAKRAGGALVYIWTHAFLVALFPVFGWSRYVYLSYEFICTVQWESNKAYTIFLSLSSFALPLIVTVFSYASVMRVACHQAHETPQLKVGQIEQKVAGDGPKENPFVLDVNELMKVGDKHENPCLSERRYEKQELELSVMCSMTEKNKVEDDVVNIKSVWRDQRLQKGRERTNVEKEVVRHIEQQSDEIILPSLGQRNRSNDTLHAMRMPLECQYVDQGLNKVPCPEVSCTKEDSSREERVMLGDPASESSRLDTKVLSEDPEICRLRKAWKGVDLSKSDVGTTVKEHEKEVSRREELEPESTQSNTTLHVGHFARAREWMFSKKTSKEMNDAVLHRKKEMKVVLTLAVVNGTFILCWLPHFIGILCLTFTSGSCPFSDTFFAVTTTLAMLNSGCNPFIYTLTYRKFRKAFQKVLSWSWSNRIRNT